The Lolium rigidum isolate FL_2022 chromosome 1, APGP_CSIRO_Lrig_0.1, whole genome shotgun sequence region cctccaaccctttgtaaggcctaactattgcagatattaaactaatccttgatgaacaaggagcaaccgtaacggatcggatctactaaataatgatcaagcggggtgccgcccctacacctaaaataggtgtaagggcggctagatatgcaagggttgcactacgatagcatgttatacgaagaactatgctaatcctaacacatctatgataactacgttgctcgccatcaaaaaggcttcagtacgagcaacgcatgaacaacataaagcttgtgctgcctagatcgcaagatgcgatctaggcagcatgttgcttaccggtagaaaccctcgagacgaaggagttggcgatgcgccgagattgatttgttggttgaacgttggttgtttatttcataaaccctagatacatatttatagtccaggggactttctaacgtgggaataatccccaccgtgcacgatacaaactctaacttttaatctaaaatacaatctaccataattaaagatacacgggcaatctagcccaaactcttcgtgcaaggccgcttcagagatcttccacgtgtaaccttccaagcccatctcccttacggcccacttcctgatttggccaaatctggtgataacaaaatgatagtttccatagggttcttgagaaataatttcttctcattgaaaacttcttaagatttaatttctcaaacaatcatatatgaacttatattgacctaagtcaaatattcatcattatcatttgagaaaatgatttaaatgaggtagacccccTCATACCATTTAGTAatgctacatatgatttaaatctccaagtaattcatataagtgagtttgggccaggggtccaaacatcacatgaattcatttgagacaaggtTTAAATGGAGtataatacttcatatgatttgcttaatagttttggacaatatcaactacataaactagccatattgtccattaattaaactaaggcatgatcatgcaaagtgaccacaccattttattgcataaacaattagtgtaagtcaaatgtgagctattggagttggaattgacttaatatctattttggttgatttttaataattatttgaatagggaaaagtccctgccttcttctttttatcagattaattctacagCAAATCTTGACATGGGACCAGTGTCATTCTttagatctttttactagctttccaaccatataaaattcattgaatttggttaagccaatttgaatctatggattttcaaagtttgggcagtattgaaattatTTGGAAATGTTTAAATGGAGTTTGAATTAATAGGGCCAGCGGGAAATGAAACTGGGCCAGATTCGAATTAAaacggcccagtccagcccagccacggtccatagacgcgcggcgtgctgacagggtggggtccgcgcgTCAGCGACTTATAAAACCCGTAGCGGTACGTTTTAAActggcgcgttggattagaatctAATCCAACGACGCTcgttcatcgtcgtcgccggcgagaggagctcactggcgcggcggcactagggggtcggagcgctcaccgtggctccagctagggtgggcagtgtgctcggggacgacggcgaagctcctggtaccgtcggcttgtcctggggcggctccaatcgacggcgagcttcggcggcggtcacgggcagTGGTGTAGAAAttgagcggcggtggtggctaaTCGAGGCAGTGGAGTGGCTCAGGtggtcgagtgagaagaggggaagACGATGGTGTGCTTAGACTGCTCAgaggagtgctctatttatagggatgcgagggtgctgcggggcagtgaagaagtcgaccatggcgcggcttctccggtgagctatcgagctaggcgagggcggcgcACTACTCAGTGCATCATGGCGATCCTCTGGgtggcgacagcttggtcgggcaGGGCGTGGTTCGGTCGCATTGCTTCCGCGTCGGGCGCGTCTGCGGCGGATCAGGGtttccttctccggcggcggcgggcacgggtcatGGTCGAGGGCATGTCTGGCGGCTGCGTACGTGTGCGGCGGTGCTCAACTCGTGGCGAGGTGGTCCAGGGCGTGCTCGAGGTGGCCAGGCAGCGCGTGTCCAGGGCGCGTCTGCGGCGCTCACTCGCGACGTCCTCGGCATGGCGTGGCCACCACTGGGCGCGTGTGTTCCGGTGGctatcgagctcctcctcgaccagggcTTGCTCTAGCATGTCCAGTAGGGTGTGGTGGCGAGCGTTGGCAAGGTGGCCAGGGTTGGAGAGCAAGGGAATGAGGGGGAGGTCGTCGGgttggcgacatggccggcatggccatgtcctagccttgctcctcctctatcttagggtttctatttgtcATTGATGGTTAGAGGGGGCAGGGGAACCAGTAGGGTGCAAATGGGGTGGTTAGGGTTAGAGTAGatcactatagcaaatagtgtcaaatagttacaTAGATGCCATTTGTgaattttgtccaaatttggtTCAATTCAAATGTTTACAAGTTTTGAATTGTGAGTGTCTCATTGAGTtagaaatgaccagaggtgatggagtgtggtggtggaattgttaaATTCCAAGTttggcaaatttggctaagtgtgagattgttgcacatattaaaatgttgcaactttggttgAGCATAGCTAAGGATCAAgcaagaatttggcatggtgatctttacaaaaagtgttccccttgatgttgacttggatgtggtgcaaagagttagcaaggtttagtttgaaatttttgaattgcaagggctcaaagtagtgatcagactataattggcagatttgaccattatcatatgtgagcaagttttgtatttgaaatccatttgatttgtgattctttgatttcaaaagttgtaataagtgtttagtaacattattccactagtggtgaagaccaaattggtctagggtcaaaatttataaaaatgccatagggcatatgtgaaggttttagggtttttcatttatttaatttctttctctttttgatttatttggttggtgatcttctcatgatcacattagggttttagggtttagcttatacacatagtaacaatcatcatgacatatcactcaaatgcacaagtcctatgcatggcactatatgcaatttaaaaagtttttgttggtttgaaattttgctctctggaattcttctaactttcttttattgaaaaTTGGGATTTTACAACCGCGTCCACAACAAATCCGGCATGGGGAGGAAGGGGTGCGCGCTGGAGTCGCTGGATTTGGGAAACCTCTCGACAATGCAACCCCGGCCTTCCCCCACACCCCTGAACCGACCCCTCGACTTGGCGTTGACTCGCATTTCGTCCGCCGCCGTCAGTCATCGCTCGCCCCAGCGGCCGGAGCTGGAGGTCCGCTATGTGTGCAAATCCACAACTTGGAGTGGCGCCGCTGGTCTTCCTCGCTCCGTTGCTCTCCCACCAACGGCCGCCCTCCCTGCACCTCTCCCATCCTGGCATGGCTCGACTTTCCCAGGTGCTATCACTTACCTCATATCTCTAATCCCGTGGAtggcagcagcggcgatgaacgaACACGGGGCCTGCGAACTGATTGATTTCTGTAAGGCTGTTTTGTGTCCTTCATCTAGGAAAGATGCCAAAGAAatcatttttgacaccttacagtATGGAATTTTTCATGTTTGATTTGGTTGTGGTTGCACTTTTCCTTCCTGAATCACATGTCCTGGTTCAGATTATATGCAAACGGATTATACAGAAAGGTGTCGGGGAGTAGTTCCTGGTAATGTCCTACCCCAAATGATATATATAGTTTCTTGTTCAATTCAGACCATATTTTATTGCAAACCCTAATGCTATTGAAACTTTTGTCGATGTTGTCAGGACATGTTGCTTGATTGCTTAGAGCAATAATGAAATTTATCAGTTAGGCTTGCACCCTGCTTACCTATGATACAATCCGTTCAACCAAAGTGCTATGTGACCCTGTTCTCAAATTTGGCATATTCTTTCCTCTGTTTCTTGGCAAAACTAATGGTGTCATGTGGCCATTGAAATGCAGGAAGCGCTGGTGATGTGCTGGACGATGACCCTGTTGGGGAGCTCAAGGTGTTTATCTACGATCTCCCCGGAAAGTACAACAAGAAGCTGCTGAAGAAAGACCCTAGGTGCCTGAACCACATGTTCGCCACGGAGATCTTCATGCACCGGTTCCTGCTGTCAAGCGTGGTGCGAACTTCCATCCCAGAGGAGGCCGATAGGTTCTACACGCCCGTGTACCCGCCCTGTTATCTGACACCATCGGGTCTCCCATTGCCATTCAAGTCTCTGCGAATGATGCGCAGCGCCAGCGAGCTGATCGCGACGAAATGGCCTTACTGGAATAGGTTGGAGGGGCAGATCATTTCTTTGTCACACCACATGACTTTGGCGCTTGCTTCCATTATCAGGTATAGACACACACTGCAAATCCCTACTGTTGCACACATTCTCTTATTCATTTAACTTAATAGTACTAGATGTAAAGCAATTGTTTAGTACTGATCGAGCTCGAATAACTGGGGCATATCTGATTGCAGCAAAGAACATGGGGACAATGGGGCAGGAAGATGCTTCTCTCATTATTTATGCTTATGAATGGGCACCTCTGACTTAAGTACTTCAGTTTGCACATTTCCGTCCTTCTGAATATTTGTTCCATTCGTATATTTAATTGAGTTGCATAACTCTACAATAATAATCTGTAAACTGGCCATTATGCACTTGTGTTACAACTTATGTTGACAATTTTTTCCCTTAGAAACAAGTTTATATTGTATGCTCATCATCGGGTTCCATTAGGCCCTTTCTATGCCACTCAAGATGTTTATAGTGTGCATCCAAGACCATTTAAATACATGCCTTTAGATGATCACACGTTATTTGAATTCTCTTCTTTATGCAATTATTGGGTCTATAAATATTGGcctccaccatgattagttcggGTTATTATAAGTCAAAACTGTGTTTTGAGTGATGGAGACTTGTGCAAGAATTAGGTTATGATAAACCTACATAATTCACACGCCAACTTTGTGATGCAAAACCGTAGTATTTACTTTCCCGTTGTTGCTGTTCTCTTGTTTCCTTCATCCTGTCGATATTTATTCCATTTTAAGAAGCAAGCATGTCATAGTGGTTTACTCATCATTATTACTTAATTGTGAGAAGATGCATTTTTTGCCACAGGCTGAATCAATGTGGAGTAGAGTAGAATAACACTCCAGCAGAGCACTGGACGGGGCGGATGATCTGATAGATGATTGTAAATATTTGGAGGGAAAAAAATACAACTATCATAGTGGTAATTCCTTCATTCAGTTGATTTGTATTTCATGTTGATAGCAACAATCATGTAACAGTGGTTTACTAATCATCATTGCTTAATTGTGAGAAGATGTATCTTGTTGCTGCATGTTGAATCAATATGGAGTGGAGTAGAAACACTGGAGCAAAGCAATGGAGGGCCTGAAGGTGTTGCTGAACTACGTGTGATTCTTCTTGCCGATGCCAATGTGATGTGTCCGAGGCCCATCGAGTAGTCACGGCAATGAGGTCCGCCAATGATGCCATCCTCTACTGCAAGTATCATAGGTAAGTGCCCGCCCACTAAGAGGTGATTGTAAATATTTGGAGGGGGCGGATGCTACGAGAGGTGATTGTAAATATTTGAAGGGTAAACAGTATAGCTATCATACTGTTAATTCCTTGATTCTGTTAATTCCTCATGTTATTTCATTTTATTTCCACGCACTTAGATGCAATATAGATTTACTGGTGCTAAAGAAGAAAGTAATGATTGTTCTAATGAAGGTGAAACATTTTTTTATAACAGCTGAAGGTGCATGAACACTTGAGGCAGTGAATCAGCCAATCACCTGACGTAATCAACTTACTCCAGAAATACGTTCAGAAGTGGAAGATGAGATGGTATCCCCGTGTGGCACATAAATGGGGAAAATAGGGGGGATAAAATGTGACACGGGATTTGCTTAAATGTGGTAAAATGTAACATAACTTCATGAATGTTGTAAAGTAGGGTTACAAGGAGCTTTGTATGCGGTAAAGTCTATCATGTAAATTTGATCATCATGCATTATGTTGCTGGACTAAGAAATAAGATTGTGACTTTTGGATTTATTTTGGATTTCTATTGCTTTCCAAAGATAAGTGATAATATGAGATTTAGTGCAGGTGTTTGTCCtctgtccacaaataagtggacaaaGGAGAGAAAATTATATTGAGAAGATGTAAACCAACATCTGTTTTCTGCTAATTCTTTCACCTCTGATAATATATGCATATACAAAATTAAGATACTATGTGCTAAATATTAttagtttgatttccgtgcgatgagagataAATATTCTTTGTTACTTTAAAGTGCTTTGAGAagatagaagtacactcttttatggaCAAAGTTTAACGCTAAAAATATACtctctccgttcctttctataatgcctatagatttctGGCATTTgttccagaatataaggttgtagcttggctttttttcaattaccccctctaccgGTCAGCTCCCACACGACATGCGTGAAGAAAACCCATACAAAAGGGAAACAATTAATTCAGATTTCTAATGCATGACCCCAACGAtttcttagatttaggaagcaatatttttatttccttaatataacctggctgtacatatatggagagtcaaccagagagatttgtaggatttgttatgttaatttaggaagttaccgattttcctcattttactctgatctcaaatcgttaatcTAGGGGTTTTTGTGTAAAGAACACTCTTGTGCTAATTTTCgtaccaaaaaactataggcactatagaatggaatggAGAGAGTACTTATTTGAGGATGAGAAAGTACCTGTGATTGAGATAATATACTTACGAAAAATATGGGGGCATTCTTTATTGCCATTCGCTAGCAAATAagttatcttgaatattttgtcaAAAATAGGCGCACGTGATTAAGGTATATACATGCAAATTATGTGGATAGTTTACATGTACAGTGCAATGTGTATGCAAGAGGAGATCGAAAATCCACTTTGGCTACTAAAACGCACTTTAAAATGTCAAAACATTCTGGAAACAAAAATTGTGTGTATATGAAAATATTTTATGAGTGCACATAAAGTTTAACAAAAAGAGTAACTTTTTGCGGCTTGTGTAAATAAGATGTTTTTTATGCTCTAATATGGCTATTCACAAGActttttgtttatcttttttacacattctctaatttttttttgcaaaactttaTGTGCGGGCCAATGAAATTCTTCGGTGCCATGGCGTGGTGGAGTGAAGGGCGCGGGGGAGGGAAAATGGCGGGACTGCAAGCGGCGGAGCAGGGAAGGAGAGGCTCCTTTTTTGGAGGGAAATCCGCACATATAATAACGTTCTCCGGGCTAACGACCATATAATGACATTCTACGAGCTAATTTTAGCGGGACTAAATATGTTTCAAGTGAAATAATCAAGCGGACCGATCACACAAAATGTGCTTAATTAAATTACATATTCTGATTTAGCTATCATTTCTTTAGAGAACCTAATATTAAGCATGCAATTCAAACATGATTTTCGAAATCGTATGAATGGAGAGTTCCGTTGAATTCCGTGGACTGATGATATGACCACAAATTTAGTAAAACGTCGAGGTGACAACAGACTCATTGTGAATCTTACTTTGTGTATCTTCGAAACACAATATTTTATTTTCCatcgcaacgcacgggcatttttactagtgtacaataaagtttattttttcttggattatctttggctcctgatattttgtcacttgccttttcctttTGATCTCATGTCgattttgaaacgttgagtaagctgctggctcatgggtcccgcatgtcatcctctacgaacaataaaagtttcctttcttggagttattttttacccctaatttctggctacttcctttttcttttgatcccctgccgcctttgaaacgttgaggattctgctggctcatgggtcccacatgtcagcctatatgaacaataaacctttcctttcttggagttattttgacctctaatttctggctattttgccttttttaaaatcccgtgtcgccttggaaacgttgaggatgctgctgcctcatgggtcccgcatgtcttcctctcagaacgaaaaatgtttattttttttggattttttaccaactgatttttggtttattttttatttcgatcctctgccgtctttaaTACGTTGacgaccctgctggctcatgggtccctgatgtcaacctccccgtacaagaaacatgtgatatcttgattattttgcagataataaacagtgtatttcgctctgagctgttgcaaacggaaaaaaataaatctttattattaattaaacaaacttatatgttgaatctccttgttttttttttgcaaagcataggactttcctgttttgaagtgggctgaaattgtacgggtccaaaggcgtccagcaagatagttcgaaggcccagacggccagatgcagcccaattgaaatctttcttttcttgaattttattgaccccctgatttctggctacctctttttttgttGGTCCTGTGCTGCCATGGAAACGTTGAGTATGCTTccacctcatgggtcccgcatgtcatcctctatgtataatcaagtctcttttcttggattttttacccccttatttttggtcacttgcctttttctttcgatctcatgcagcctctgaaacgttgagaaagctgctggctcatgggacccacatgtcatcctctgtactataaaagtttcttttcttggattttttcaccctcttatttttggctatttcctttttcttttgatcccctgccgccttggaaacgttgagtaagttgcggactcatgggacccgcatgccatcctaatttctggagtttttttaccccctaatttctggctactctttttcttttgatctcaagccgcatttgaaacgttgacaccgctgctgcaaaatgggacccgcatgtcatcttttatgtacaataaagtttcttttcctggattatttttggctcctgatatttggtctcttgtctttttctttcgatctcatgccgcctttcaaacgttgaggaagctgctagcgcatgggtcccgcatgtcatcctctatgaacaataaaagtttcctttcttggagttatttttgaccgctaatttctggctacttcctttttcttttgatcccctgccgccttggaaatgttgagtaagctactgacacaaggggcccgcatgtcatcctctatgtacaatcaacttgcaagatcttggagcgaaagagcttgtataagtgggacccatatgtcatcctctatgtacaataaaagtttcttttcttggattattttttgctcctgatatttggtcactttcctttttctttcgatctcatgccgcctctgaaacgttgagtaaggtgctggcgcatgggacccgcatgtcatcctctatgtacaataaagtttcttttcttagatttttttaccccctgatttttggtcacttgcctttttctttcgatcatatgccgcctttgaaattgaggtcgcaggtggctcatgggtcccacatgtcagcatctatgaacaataaaccattcctttgttggatttattttttactcctaatttctggctacatgcctttttcttttgatcccctgccccctttgaaacgctgCTGgcatgtcggtcccacatgtcatcctctatgaagaataaaagtttccttttttccatttatttttgaccccttatTTCTGGCTATTGCCTTTTTCTTCTGATCCCTGCCAActtcgaaatgatgaggatgctgctggcagatcggtcccacatgtcagcctctatgaactataaatgtttcctttctaggatttattttttacccctatttttgggctacttgcctttttctttgaaacgttgaggacgctactATCTCATggtgtcgtcgtggcgaacgagcagatgccatgggatggcttaagttggggccgaatgggcgctagaggattcgggggagggtttgcgactagatgggatgaacttccggatgctttcctcaagaacacgaccaaaggccggtatgcaagaagagagaaaagaggaagaactctttactagatcactagcttcattgatctcaacatgtttACAGGTTCTTGGATACAAGGTCTCTCGTCTAATCTCCTCTGTGTACACGCGCCCGTAAGAggcagtgccccctctccttatataggggagagggtggcttacagaacaagaaaccctaatggtatctttgactggacaaactactttacaaagctactttaatcatggatgacgccggggtcttctttaatcagggacgctgacgtcctccggcttctttcagcgtcacctctctctttggcgccagggctctgattaaagccactttgcttagctcatccttgtcttctagctctgaagagaatctttgaccagtcctgccgacaagcCCTTCTTTCCGGTATCTCCTTTAccaggttccggtatacccctctgggggataccggcttagcttcacttagccgaaCTCTTACCTTTGTgttccggtaagaatattaaaccggtatctcgatggcttaaaccatccggtttggcatgcctttggcataccgggggtcatccccccaacattagtccccgaagctggtatagtctggcggattctatcctacagaccatgccaggttttcatgtttttaggataccggtttaatctctccggctttgagcttggatccggcatctttgcccttatttgtcttttctctctttgcaaggcattctccggcatctcttttctccggtatcattcgcatttactctttcctcggcgaagtcgagaatatctcgggccccgcgcctgtcagtgacatgcgcactgttaactggcgcgccagtgtcagttgtcacttcgcttcgactcccgcgcataCATTAAATGCAgcactgcggatcccactagccactTCGGATCCGTGCGTGCCTCCGTGTGCCCTCCTATTTTTTCGCGTGTACCTccttgccacgtggcggcccatggtgcgaaccgtcgcggcccacgaagcgaaccgccgcggcccgacggtttttCGGCCCACCTTTTCTCTTCTTTATAAGGagaactgccccttcttcttcctcttcttgcatTCTCCATCCTTCGCGCATAGTGCTCTTCGCTCGCTGCGCCTCTGCCGTTCTCCgctcgccgccgctcgctcgagcTCCaccgcccggcgaactcacgccgctTCTCCGCCGGACTTCCTCGTGCGGAGATTCGTCGCAGTGCCCTCGCTGCGAGTGCTGCATCCTTGTTTCTTCGCGCCTttctccgctccgccgtcgacggcGCTCGTCGGCGACCATAGGCCCGCTTCTTCGCCGCTGAACGTCCTCCCCAGCAAccgcgccgcctcaggttagtacCAATCCCACTTTGCTTGCCATTTGCTTGTTTTCTAGATCTTGGGTCGACAGTGttcttattttctcttttttttcgattttcttcttactcgtagatcttcaagcGGGGTTCgactgtgggatttctgtttttctgCCTCCAATCCAATGTCTAGCGAGGAatcttcctctgcttcttcttcttcttcctccttcggtAGCCGGTGTAGACAATCTTCCGGTGGATCtacggcttcagatccgatggataCCGATTCCGGTAGCCAGCAAGAATCCGATAGCCAccaggaatccggtagccacctagaatccggtagctctagccaagcttccggcgtaGAGCCTTCCCCTATCACTtgtggagcctggatgggctccaatgttacCAAATACGAGATCGATTGGCTATACCGGCCccgcaggattccggaaggagtaacctgccggcttcccggcgacgaaatcgaaccggagcTCCAGTTCGGTGAacatgttgttttccttgctcattttgagcgtggcttcggccttcttgCTTCgccttttttccgggagttcctaaatttctatgaactccaacctcatcacctccctggcaacgccattttttaTCTTTCCTGttttgccaccttcatggaggcctatattcgcattcgtcccactcgtgagacgtttgcccactTCTTTGCTCTGCGGATTAATTTCGTTCAGGGCAAGgagattcctaagcccaaaccgcccgtgcagtgcgggtcttgcatcgtcggctcccgccaagggagcactTTCTTCAAATTCAccggcctcgagtcctgccgcgcttggcaagggaccttcttctacgtgaagaacaacggccccGCGAACCTCATCGATCTGCCGCCCTTCAACGCGGCGCCGCCTAGCAGAGC contains the following coding sequences:
- the LOC124683512 gene encoding probable glucuronosyltransferase Os01g0926700 isoform X1, which encodes MNEHGACELIDFYYMQTDYTERCRGVVPGSAGDVLDDDPVGELKVFIYDLPGKYNKKLLKKDPRCLNHMFATEIFMHRFLLSSVVRTSIPEEADRFYTPVYPPCYLTPSGLPLPFKSLRMMRSASELIATKWPYWNRLEGQIISLSHHMTLALASIISKEHGDNGAGRCFSHYLCL
- the LOC124683512 gene encoding probable glucuronosyltransferase Os01g0926700 isoform X2 — translated: MNEHGACELIDFYYMQTDYTERCRGVVPGSAGDVLDDDPVGELKVFIYDLPGKYNKKLLKKDPRCLNHMFATEIFMHRFLLSSVVRTSIPEEADRFYTPVYPPCYLTPSGLPLPFKSLRMMRSASELIATKWPYWNRLEGQIISLSHHMTLALASIIRLNQCGVE